The Stackebrandtia nassauensis DSM 44728 genome includes the window GGCGGTTGCCGACCTGGGTGTCCGTCATCGTCCAGATCGCGCTGTTCGCCACCATCATGGCCGTCGTGAACCCGGTCGGCTCGGCCGTCGCGGTCGCGCTGGGCGGTGAAGCGACGCCGTTCCGGCTCGCGCCCGAGGGCACGCCGGTGCCCGACTACCTGATCCTGATGGTGTGCTTCGGTCTCGCGCTGACCGCCGCCCGCGTCGCCACCGGCTCGGTCTACACCACCATGGGGCTGCACCTGGCGTTCCTGACGACCAACCGGCTGATCTTCGACAACGCGAACCGTGACACCGGCTGGAAGGTCGACGCCGAACCCGACGCCGTACTGCTGGTGCCGATCTACCTGCTGCTGATCGCGCTCATCTTCACGATCGTGTCCGTCGTGAAGCGCCGCAAGGCGAAGCGTCAGTCCTTATTGAGCAGTTTCGGGTTCTCGGCGATCCATTCGTCCATCGTGTCCTCACGAAGCGCCTTGAACAGCTCCTCGGTCGTCGTCAGCGGCTTGCCCTCGGGTATCACCTCAAAGGACTCACCACCCTCCATACTGGTCTCCGACGGCAGTCGCACCGTCTTCATCGAGTTGGGTTTGACGCCGCGCAGCGCGAAGGCCATGTCCACCGGTGTGTGACCCCGGAAGTGGTAGGTCAGCGTGCTGCCGACCGCGTCGATGAGGTCGCCGACCTTGGTGGGGTTGGTGATGTAGCCTTCCTCGCTGGCCTTCTTCAGCAGCTGCTTGATGAAGTGCTGCTGCATGTGCTGGCGGCCGTAGTCACCGACACCCCAGTCGGGGTCGAAGTCGGGATTCTCGGCGGAGTAGGCGTACCGTTCCCGCACGATCCACAGTGCCTCGCGCTGGTTGTACTCGTGGCAGCCCTTCTTGAAGGTCCGCGGCTTGTTGGGCTGCTCCTTCATCTGGTGGTGCAGCTGCATGTCCATCGGCAGGCACAGCTCCACCGAGCCCAGAACCTTGACGGCCTTGAGGAAACCCTCGAACC containing:
- a CDS encoding LCP family protein, with the translated sequence MANDASDDNALEKEGTGDDAPESGAPDLAVLPAKKTKTGAPWWAKVMVGVGAVLMVAAGGGAVYAKVMLDRINNAGTEKNLLGDGDSQAGEDIKGPLNLLMIGTDMRVNDSDKIDRADSIMILHINKDLTKANIISVPRDLKVPCNDEPEGTCYTKVNGTYADGGETQEERFQGLAESLSTLTGIKQFDGAAIIGFEGFLKAVKVLGSVELCLPMDMQLHHQMKEQPNKPRTFKKGCHEYNQREALWIVRERYAYSAENPDFDPDWGVGDYGRQHMQQHFIKQLLKKASEEGYITNPTKVGDLIDAVGSTLTYHFRGHTPVDMAFALRGVKPNSMKTVRLPSETSMEGGESFEVIPEGKPLTTTEELFKALREDTMDEWIAENPKLLNKD